A genomic segment from Tuwongella immobilis encodes:
- a CDS encoding efflux RND transporter permease subunit, translated as MLSEFFIRRPIFASVISILIVVAGIVSFQALPIEKFPDITPPVVRVTANYPGATAQTMADTVAAPIEQEVNGVDGMLYMSSTSTNDGSYSLEVTFDIGIDPDIATVLVQNRVSAAEPKLPEEVRRQGLVTKKVSSSLVSVMTLYSADKSRDDLYLANYLQLNVVEEMKRIRGVGDLRINPPKDYGMRIWLDPDKMQSRKLTTQDVVRALREQNVQVAAGQLGQPPTELGAPFQLAITTMGRLTEVEQFENIVVKAGPESRQTLIKDVARVELGARTYEAAAFMNDYPAASIILNLAPGANSVEVARQVNETMKRLSKDFPAGVEYATVLDVSEFINASVEAVYRTLEEAIVLVVVVILIFLQDWRTTLIPLITIPVSLIGSFIVLAALGFSINTLTLFGLVLAIGCVVDDAIVVVENVERNMREKHLPPLEASIQAMRETFGPIIAISLVLMAVFLPTAAVPGITGMLFKQFAVTIAVTTMFSAINALTLSPALCAVLLRDHHAEAAQRLTQRQNFAKRLWNVTFGFLYRYTLGLLFRGFSAGFNWTFERFTNLYGFIVRVMISKVGLVFSLVGFLALLGVTYDSVRRVPVGFLPGEDQGFIIVNVQLPDGASLERTSKVLLGISEQVRKLEGVKLANAIASLSLVAGNGSNNGTIFVRLDDWEERLPKGRDAEAILKDIRQVLGGVKEAVCFAFQRPAIDGLGNATGFNLRLLDKMGLGAQVLQEVADEVVRDGNSQSRLRNLNSSFRASVPQLYAAIDREKVKKLSLSLDDVFGTLNAYLGSSYVNDFNRFGRTYQVNVQAEAEYRVRIDDVSKLEVRNANGRMIPLGAVLKMDEIVGPDRVLRYNLYPSAGVIGEPALGVASGEAMQLVSQVVEAKLPVGMGWDWTALSYQENRDGGQGFLAFVLGICVVYLILAAQYESWTMPIAVVLSVPPAVLGAMWALNLRNMDNNIFTQIGLVLLIALAAKNAILIVEFARALTDEGIPLRKAALQASMQRFRPILMTSFTFILGVYPLVIATGAGASGRQVLGTAVFGGMIGGTLFSLLFTPVLYVTVAGTTNWGRRMFGKEDDAKPVAHP; from the coding sequence ATGTTGAGTGAATTCTTTATCCGCCGACCGATTTTTGCGTCGGTGATCTCGATTCTGATCGTCGTGGCGGGGATTGTCTCGTTCCAGGCGTTGCCGATCGAGAAGTTCCCGGACATCACCCCGCCAGTGGTGCGCGTGACCGCCAACTACCCTGGCGCGACCGCGCAGACCATGGCCGACACCGTCGCGGCCCCGATCGAACAGGAAGTCAACGGCGTGGACGGCATGCTTTACATGTCTTCCACATCGACCAACGATGGATCGTATTCGCTGGAAGTCACGTTTGATATTGGCATCGACCCGGACATTGCCACCGTGTTGGTGCAGAATCGCGTGTCTGCCGCCGAACCGAAATTGCCCGAAGAAGTGCGTCGGCAAGGGCTTGTGACCAAGAAAGTGTCGAGCAGTCTCGTCTCGGTCATGACGCTGTATTCCGCCGACAAATCGCGCGATGATTTGTATCTGGCGAACTACCTGCAATTGAACGTCGTGGAAGAGATGAAGCGCATTCGCGGCGTGGGCGATCTGCGGATCAACCCGCCGAAAGACTACGGCATGCGCATCTGGCTTGACCCCGACAAGATGCAATCCCGCAAACTCACCACCCAAGACGTGGTGCGGGCGTTGCGCGAACAGAACGTCCAAGTGGCGGCTGGGCAGTTGGGCCAACCCCCAACGGAACTCGGGGCACCGTTCCAATTGGCGATCACCACCATGGGCCGCCTGACCGAAGTGGAACAGTTCGAAAACATCGTGGTGAAGGCCGGCCCGGAATCGCGGCAAACGCTCATCAAAGACGTGGCACGGGTCGAACTCGGTGCCCGTACCTACGAAGCCGCCGCGTTCATGAACGATTACCCCGCGGCCAGTATCATCCTCAACCTGGCACCAGGGGCCAACTCCGTCGAGGTGGCCCGTCAGGTCAACGAGACGATGAAGCGGCTGAGCAAAGATTTCCCCGCCGGGGTGGAATATGCCACGGTGCTGGATGTCTCGGAATTCATCAACGCCAGTGTGGAGGCGGTCTATCGCACCCTGGAAGAAGCCATCGTGCTCGTGGTGGTGGTGATTCTGATCTTTCTGCAAGATTGGCGCACGACGCTGATTCCGCTGATTACCATTCCCGTGTCGCTGATTGGCTCGTTTATCGTGCTGGCCGCGCTGGGATTCTCCATCAACACGTTGACGCTGTTCGGGTTGGTGCTCGCAATTGGATGTGTGGTCGACGATGCGATTGTGGTGGTGGAAAACGTCGAGCGCAACATGCGCGAGAAGCACCTGCCGCCGCTCGAAGCGTCGATTCAGGCCATGCGCGAAACGTTCGGCCCGATCATTGCCATTTCGCTGGTGTTGATGGCGGTGTTTCTGCCAACAGCGGCGGTACCCGGCATTACCGGGATGTTGTTCAAACAGTTCGCCGTCACCATCGCCGTCACAACGATGTTCAGCGCCATCAACGCGCTAACGCTCTCCCCGGCGTTGTGTGCGGTGCTGCTCCGCGATCACCATGCGGAAGCGGCCCAACGCCTGACGCAGCGTCAGAATTTCGCCAAGCGGCTCTGGAATGTCACCTTTGGATTCCTGTACCGCTACACGCTGGGGCTGTTGTTCCGTGGATTTAGCGCGGGATTCAATTGGACATTCGAGCGATTCACCAACCTGTACGGCTTCATCGTTCGCGTGATGATTTCGAAGGTGGGGTTGGTCTTCTCGCTTGTGGGCTTTCTGGCGCTGTTGGGGGTGACCTACGATTCCGTTCGCCGGGTGCCGGTCGGCTTCCTGCCGGGCGAGGATCAGGGCTTCATCATCGTCAACGTGCAGCTTCCGGATGGGGCGTCGCTGGAACGCACCTCGAAGGTGCTTCTGGGCATCTCGGAGCAGGTCCGCAAGTTGGAAGGGGTCAAACTCGCCAACGCGATTGCGAGTCTGTCGCTGGTTGCCGGAAACGGCTCCAATAACGGCACGATCTTCGTGCGGCTCGACGATTGGGAGGAGCGGTTGCCCAAGGGGCGCGACGCCGAGGCGATTCTGAAGGACATTCGACAGGTGCTCGGCGGAGTCAAAGAGGCCGTCTGCTTTGCCTTCCAACGCCCCGCGATTGATGGCTTGGGCAACGCCACCGGCTTCAATCTGCGTCTGCTCGACAAGATGGGGCTGGGAGCGCAAGTGCTTCAGGAAGTGGCCGATGAGGTGGTGCGGGACGGCAATTCGCAATCGCGGTTGCGAAACCTCAACTCCAGCTTCCGCGCCAGTGTTCCGCAGCTCTACGCCGCCATCGACCGCGAGAAAGTGAAGAAGCTCAGCTTGTCGTTGGACGATGTGTTCGGCACCCTCAATGCCTACCTCGGTTCCAGCTACGTGAATGACTTCAACCGCTTCGGGCGGACCTATCAGGTGAACGTGCAAGCCGAGGCGGAGTACCGGGTGCGCATCGACGATGTTTCCAAGCTCGAAGTTCGCAACGCTAACGGACGTATGATTCCGTTGGGTGCGGTGCTGAAGATGGATGAGATCGTCGGCCCCGACCGCGTGTTGCGCTACAACCTGTATCCATCCGCCGGGGTGATCGGTGAGCCCGCGTTGGGCGTCGCATCCGGCGAGGCGATGCAGTTGGTGTCGCAAGTCGTGGAAGCGAAGTTACCCGTCGGCATGGGCTGGGATTGGACTGCGCTGTCGTATCAGGAAAATCGCGATGGCGGGCAGGGGTTCCTGGCGTTTGTGCTGGGTATCTGTGTGGTCTACCTGATTTTGGCAGCGCAATATGAAAGTTGGACCATGCCGATTGCGGTGGTGCTGTCGGTGCCGCCGGCGGTGCTGGGTGCGATGTGGGCGCTGAATCTGCGGAATATGGACAATAACATTTTTACGCAGATCGGATTGGTCTTGCTCATCGCCTTGGCCGCCAAGAACGCGATTCTGATTGTCGAATTTGCACGAGCGTTGACTGATGAAGGCATTCCGCTTCGCAAAGCCGCCCTGCAAGCGTCGATGCAGCGATTCCGCCCGATTCTGATGACCTCGTTCACCTTCATCCTGGGCGTTTACCCGCTGGTGATCGCCACGGGGGCGGGTGCTTCGGGACGGCAAGTGCTAGGCACAGCCGTTTTCGGCGGCATGATCGGCGGCACACTCTTTAGCCTGCTGTTCACGCCGGTGCTCTATGTGACAGTCGCGGGCACGACCAACTGGGGGCGCCGAATGTTTGGCAAAGAAGACGATGCCAAACCGGTTGCCCATCCGTAA
- the rplC gene encoding 50S ribosomal protein L3 yields the protein MPLGLIGTKVGMTQVYDENGVVSPVTVLQLGPCPVLQVKDKTPQPNQKRADGYFAIQIGYGAKSRKRASRAERGHVAADLASKRRSAGQPITPKANIEPPKVVREFRLDASPTQKVGDVLAVDSVFTNIAAVDVIGTSKGRGFTGAMKRHNFQGMPAAHGAKKVHRQHGGTGSLASNRGTGRMKKGKKMAGRYGASQVTIRNLTVVKIDKENNVLLVRGGVPGPNGGVVLVRPTNKK from the coding sequence ATGCCACTGGGTTTGATCGGGACCAAGGTGGGGATGACCCAGGTTTACGACGAAAACGGCGTTGTCTCGCCGGTGACGGTGCTGCAATTGGGCCCCTGTCCGGTGTTGCAAGTGAAGGACAAGACCCCGCAGCCGAACCAAAAGCGGGCCGATGGCTATTTCGCCATCCAAATCGGCTACGGAGCCAAGTCCCGGAAGCGAGCCAGCCGCGCCGAGCGTGGCCACGTCGCGGCCGACCTTGCCTCGAAGCGTCGCTCCGCCGGTCAGCCGATCACCCCGAAGGCCAACATCGAACCGCCCAAGGTGGTTCGTGAATTCCGGCTCGATGCCTCGCCCACCCAAAAGGTTGGCGATGTGTTGGCTGTCGATTCCGTGTTCACCAACATCGCCGCCGTCGATGTCATCGGCACCAGCAAGGGCCGTGGCTTCACCGGGGCCATGAAACGGCACAACTTCCAAGGGATGCCCGCGGCTCACGGTGCCAAGAAGGTTCACCGGCAGCACGGGGGTACCGGTTCGCTCGCCAGCAACCGCGGTACCGGTCGGATGAAAAAGGGCAAGAAGATGGCCGGTCGCTATGGTGCCTCCCAAGTCACCATCCGCAACCTGACCGTCGTCAAGATCGACAAAGAAAACAACGTCCTGCTCGTTCGCGGTGGCGTCCCCGGCCCCAACGGCGGTGTCGTGCTCGTTCGACCGACCAACAAGAAGTAA
- a CDS encoding Hsp70 family protein, with translation MATNRVGIDLGTTFSAIATLDDRGQPLTIPNRDGEILTPSAILLLDQLAVVGQPALDVCQEQPEQVATLVKRSMGLERFPKPLAGKPFRPETLSAIILRKLVQDASLQIGPIESAVITVPAYFDDQRRKATQDAGRIAGLESVAILDEPVAAALAYSFRQTQTLQPREQTVLVYDLGGGTFDVTVVRLGPKWFQTLAIEGDVRLGGHDWDCCVVDSLARAFEQQFGSDPRTDEQSLASLLAAVERAKRTLSKLDRTTITVNHAGHKLTVPMSRSEFEELTRHLLLRTRLTTQRVLQHAKLTWSQIDSVLLVGGSTHMPMTRQMLQDLSGKSPDASLAVSEVVARGAALHAGILAAKQAAASPSVPRAGIHAALADVVEINVSAHSLGIEIRSEQGRMNDKLILRNTELPVSQTRVYRTTKENQRHVRVRVLQGEAAQADACMIVGECWIEDLPENLPKGAPIQVQCTYRDDGRIDVMALELNGGKIARTTIHRQGGLSDAELRSEAEWVASLRIE, from the coding sequence ATGGCCACGAACCGAGTCGGAATCGACCTGGGCACCACCTTCTCCGCCATTGCCACACTCGATGATCGCGGACAACCGCTGACCATTCCCAATCGGGATGGCGAAATCCTCACGCCTTCTGCGATTCTGCTCCTCGATCAACTCGCGGTAGTCGGCCAACCTGCGCTGGATGTCTGCCAGGAACAGCCCGAACAAGTCGCCACCCTCGTCAAACGCTCCATGGGACTGGAACGGTTCCCCAAACCATTGGCGGGCAAGCCGTTCCGACCGGAAACATTGTCTGCGATTATCTTGCGAAAGTTGGTGCAAGACGCTTCGCTGCAAATCGGGCCGATCGAATCGGCGGTCATCACCGTCCCCGCCTATTTCGACGATCAACGCCGCAAAGCGACGCAAGACGCGGGGCGAATCGCCGGGTTGGAATCGGTCGCCATTCTCGATGAACCCGTCGCCGCGGCCTTGGCCTATTCGTTTCGACAAACCCAAACGCTGCAACCCCGCGAACAGACAGTGCTGGTTTACGATCTCGGCGGCGGGACGTTCGATGTGACGGTCGTGCGATTGGGACCAAAGTGGTTCCAAACCCTGGCCATCGAAGGCGATGTGCGGCTCGGCGGGCACGATTGGGATTGCTGCGTGGTCGATTCGCTTGCGCGTGCATTTGAGCAGCAGTTTGGGAGCGATCCTCGGACGGATGAACAATCGCTGGCATCCCTGCTCGCCGCGGTGGAGCGGGCCAAACGAACGCTGTCGAAATTGGATCGCACGACGATTACCGTGAATCACGCCGGGCACAAACTCACCGTGCCGATGTCTCGCAGCGAATTTGAGGAGCTAACCCGGCATCTGCTGCTGCGGACGCGGTTAACCACCCAGCGCGTGTTGCAACATGCCAAATTGACCTGGTCGCAAATCGATTCCGTGCTGCTGGTCGGCGGGTCGACCCATATGCCAATGACGCGACAAATGTTGCAGGATCTCAGCGGCAAGTCGCCGGATGCATCGCTGGCGGTGAGCGAAGTCGTGGCCCGTGGCGCGGCGCTGCATGCGGGAATTCTCGCCGCGAAACAAGCCGCAGCATCCCCGAGTGTTCCGCGAGCCGGAATTCATGCCGCACTCGCCGATGTGGTGGAAATCAACGTCAGTGCCCACAGCCTCGGCATCGAAATTCGTTCCGAACAAGGACGCATGAACGATAAGTTGATTCTTCGGAATACGGAATTACCCGTCAGCCAAACACGAGTCTATCGCACCACCAAGGAGAATCAGCGGCATGTGCGAGTGCGGGTGCTGCAAGGTGAAGCCGCACAAGCGGATGCGTGCATGATCGTGGGCGAATGTTGGATCGAAGACCTGCCCGAAAATCTGCCCAAAGGCGCACCGATTCAAGTGCAATGTACCTACCGCGATGATGGCCGAATTGATGTGATGGCGTTGGAACTCAATGGCGGAAAGATTGCGAGAACGACGATTCATCGCCAAGGCGGACTGAGCGATGCGGAACTCCGCAGCGAAGCCGAATGGGTTGCCTCGCTGCGGATTGAATAA
- a CDS encoding coiled-coil domain-containing protein, which produces MRCLVVALLMAGLLPGTVAAQSKPLDPGLATPYRLRVVLHAPAHPIITAAFRQRLAHELESLLGTELGRMGELEWIDLATIPPAQWQPLWKQFVQTGFATLEGVHPPAGEKTHFVELSYLDGQYQLAARQLDGSTGLASPLVRRFRTPDRAIVPRLMATLIRRDFGIISTIERISDDKPELVRLTIRGGNLAPNLDRLVKPGEVFTVVQMRLPPRNRFAAPTATTSATATPAPPAMTGVRMPEVFVIVQDAPVDGVCRGKLVWRYESNPMPKGSSIAGYLGMKLGTVEAPLRLRLVNPNGTGIDPGIIRVKVNETTFQDSGSGRDETLLNGNIFVSKRPFPHVVFTRILVGKDVRAQMLIPLLEDEPLQIPFRLDPNAEQVIRQQRQQDAFLSRITDNRNVQIRCFQDLIQLERNGKNALALSRAEATYSLLAGEVKLLTDELEKLKPNLPNAESWFQLCQAQIDTISQKQEELSKHIGELKTVIARENDPAIQAEIKALEAKIREAELLVRQGEIEKAIDIYDDLLAKKDDAKIRARRDALKQTTAVVDAAHGKARDFLLQEWPKLENAAAVKAAMPEFKSAVAECKRVKDQTTLIRAELSMSPIVDKLNEEVQPLLDAADEDSKTQLEAIRSTLKELSEAWQELSQWLRDQGESRSGAASPAKE; this is translated from the coding sequence GTGCGTTGTCTCGTCGTCGCTCTGCTGATGGCCGGGTTGCTGCCCGGCACCGTCGCCGCCCAATCCAAGCCGTTGGATCCGGGATTGGCCACCCCGTATCGGCTGCGCGTGGTGTTGCACGCCCCCGCGCACCCGATCATCACCGCCGCATTTCGCCAGCGATTGGCCCACGAGTTGGAAAGTCTGCTGGGCACCGAACTGGGACGCATGGGCGAATTGGAATGGATCGATCTCGCCACGATTCCACCCGCCCAATGGCAACCGCTTTGGAAGCAATTCGTTCAAACCGGCTTCGCAACTTTGGAGGGGGTGCATCCCCCCGCCGGTGAGAAGACACACTTCGTCGAATTATCCTATCTCGATGGGCAGTATCAACTTGCGGCTCGGCAGTTGGATGGCAGCACCGGCCTGGCATCGCCATTGGTGCGACGGTTCCGCACCCCCGATCGAGCCATCGTTCCCCGATTGATGGCGACGCTGATCCGCCGCGATTTCGGCATCATTAGCACAATCGAGCGCATTTCAGATGACAAGCCCGAGCTGGTGCGGCTGACGATTCGAGGCGGCAACTTGGCCCCGAATCTGGATCGGCTGGTCAAGCCCGGTGAAGTGTTCACGGTCGTCCAAATGCGCTTGCCCCCGCGCAATCGCTTCGCGGCCCCTACCGCCACGACTTCCGCCACCGCCACTCCCGCACCGCCAGCCATGACCGGCGTGCGCATGCCAGAAGTCTTTGTTATTGTTCAAGATGCGCCGGTGGATGGCGTCTGTCGCGGCAAGCTCGTCTGGCGATACGAAAGTAATCCGATGCCGAAAGGTTCGAGTATCGCCGGATATCTGGGAATGAAACTCGGCACCGTCGAAGCTCCGTTGCGGTTGCGATTGGTCAACCCCAACGGCACGGGCATCGACCCCGGAATCATTCGCGTCAAAGTCAATGAGACAACCTTCCAAGACAGCGGTTCCGGTCGCGATGAAACCCTGCTCAACGGCAATATCTTCGTTTCCAAACGACCGTTCCCGCATGTGGTCTTCACCCGCATTCTCGTCGGCAAAGATGTCCGCGCCCAAATGCTCATCCCGCTCTTGGAAGATGAGCCGCTCCAAATTCCGTTCCGACTCGACCCCAACGCCGAGCAAGTCATCCGCCAACAACGGCAGCAGGATGCCTTCCTTTCCCGAATCACCGACAATCGGAATGTGCAGATTCGCTGCTTCCAGGATCTCATCCAACTCGAACGCAACGGCAAGAATGCCTTGGCGTTAAGTCGAGCAGAAGCCACCTATTCCCTGCTGGCCGGGGAGGTGAAACTCCTCACCGATGAACTCGAGAAGCTGAAGCCGAATCTACCCAATGCCGAATCGTGGTTCCAACTTTGTCAAGCGCAGATCGATACGATCAGCCAAAAGCAAGAAGAATTATCCAAACACATTGGCGAACTCAAAACGGTGATTGCTCGGGAGAACGACCCCGCCATTCAAGCGGAAATCAAAGCATTGGAAGCGAAGATCCGCGAAGCGGAACTCCTGGTGCGGCAAGGGGAAATCGAAAAAGCCATCGACATTTACGATGACCTGCTGGCGAAAAAAGACGATGCGAAAATCCGTGCCCGACGGGATGCTCTCAAGCAGACGACTGCCGTGGTGGATGCCGCCCATGGCAAAGCCCGCGATTTCCTGCTGCAAGAGTGGCCGAAGCTGGAGAACGCCGCCGCCGTGAAAGCGGCGATGCCGGAATTCAAATCCGCAGTCGCCGAATGCAAACGGGTCAAGGATCAAACCACCTTGATTCGTGCCGAGTTGTCCATGTCGCCGATTGTCGACAAATTGAACGAGGAAGTGCAACCGCTGCTGGATGCCGCCGATGAGGATTCCAAGACACAGCTCGAAGCGATTCGCAGTACGCTCAAAGAACTGTCGGAGGCTTGGCAGGAATTGTCGCAGTGGCTACGCGACCAAGGCGAGTCTCGGAGCGGTGCCGCATCCCCAGCCAAGGAATAA
- the rsgA gene encoding ribosome small subunit-dependent GTPase A produces the protein MSNKKKVRVELRKNRTRPPRPKGWTRDYSGGEFNEDAIVNDERVRSKGELSRHRTIIQEDQSGGKPGEIPTQDMPSVDTEACQFGRVIRVHGLYSMVQTADGREVRCAVRRLLKSLITDERNIVTTGDRVWFRPTGTDEGFIERVEPRSGVLTRASRRREHVLVANVDQLLIVISLVQPSLKPHLIDRYIAAAEQGGLKPILCLNKADLADRTELQPLIGSYTQLGIPVVLTSATTGSGIDQLRELLTDRATVFSGQSGVGKTSLLNAVQPGMALRVKSVSNVNQKGRHTTTYAQLVAMEFGGWVVDTPGVRQLQLWDIVPAEIQGFFPEFRPFATLCDFPDCTHTHETGCAVKEAVSRHQISARRYHSYLGMFQGTLRD, from the coding sequence ATGAGCAATAAGAAAAAAGTCCGCGTCGAGCTTCGCAAAAATCGCACTCGGCCCCCCCGTCCCAAAGGGTGGACCCGCGATTATTCCGGCGGCGAATTCAACGAAGACGCCATTGTCAACGATGAGCGTGTCCGCTCCAAAGGCGAACTATCCCGACATCGCACCATCATTCAGGAAGATCAATCTGGCGGCAAGCCCGGCGAGATTCCCACGCAAGATATGCCATCCGTCGATACCGAAGCCTGCCAATTCGGGCGGGTGATTCGCGTGCATGGTCTGTATAGCATGGTGCAGACCGCCGATGGCCGCGAAGTCCGCTGCGCGGTTCGCCGACTGCTGAAATCGCTCATCACCGATGAACGCAACATTGTCACCACCGGCGACCGCGTCTGGTTCCGCCCGACCGGCACCGACGAAGGATTCATCGAACGCGTCGAGCCACGCTCCGGCGTGCTGACCCGTGCCAGCCGCCGCCGCGAGCATGTCTTGGTGGCCAACGTCGATCAACTCTTGATCGTCATTTCGTTGGTCCAACCAAGCCTCAAGCCGCACCTCATCGATCGCTACATCGCCGCCGCCGAACAAGGCGGACTCAAGCCGATTCTCTGCCTGAACAAGGCCGACCTCGCCGATCGCACAGAATTACAGCCACTCATTGGATCGTACACCCAATTAGGAATCCCGGTCGTGTTGACTTCCGCCACCACGGGTAGCGGGATCGATCAATTGCGCGAACTGTTAACCGACCGAGCAACCGTCTTTTCGGGTCAATCCGGTGTCGGCAAAACCTCGCTGCTCAACGCCGTGCAACCGGGCATGGCACTGCGGGTCAAATCTGTCAGCAATGTCAACCAAAAGGGCCGCCACACCACGACTTACGCGCAATTGGTGGCGATGGAATTCGGCGGCTGGGTGGTCGATACTCCGGGCGTGCGGCAGCTGCAATTGTGGGATATTGTGCCGGCTGAGATTCAGGGGTTTTTCCCCGAATTTCGACCATTCGCAACTCTGTGCGATTTTCCCGATTGCACCCACACCCACGAAACCGGGTGCGCGGTCAAGGAAGCCGTTTCGCGGCATCAAATCAGTGCCCGACGCTATCACAGTTATTTGGGTATGTTCCAAGGGACGCTCCGCGACTAA
- a CDS encoding S41 family peptidase, which translates to MAYRKIASRLWQVLPLMLLGWSGVVAWAVPPSPLPMPNTPASRDRRSGEFADALIEICTSLSNQYVKPIPRSELAVAAMDALYDSQRKPFPPEFRRPIVQANNWQSLSSALQQARSYLGNSASLDDRRDLIQSLEAIGARLDPYCGIVPSSEFSIAGDVTSGYGFELVGQTTGPAKNFRRGGIPLAPSLRLLPEPLAFPWRVQQVIPGSPAQIAGMKPDDILTEIDGVPIREANSAEVLRRLLQPASPTTRTRFQILRKGSPEPRTLVISPGVFSPESVFGIRRSSASEWDYWLDRGEKLAFIRIGSITRQTPDQLADAIQQLESDGMNGLILDLRACPGGYLDPAIAVASIFVSEGMIAQSISRDVLQPTIYRTNRVASTRFQAGDYPVVVLIGPDTSGGGELIAAAIQDNRRAILAGERTRGKATIQKGIEVGLGDQMFKLTTGFFQRPSGKNLQRFPDSRLTDDWGVQPDDNARFPLTDDIREEIRNHWTLQILRPADAGEILPLDDPRADPQQQAALQRLRRAIKEPRPAPIPAVKPDLLPPLDPIR; encoded by the coding sequence ATGGCGTACCGCAAGATTGCTTCTCGCCTGTGGCAGGTTCTTCCGCTGATGCTGCTGGGTTGGTCGGGAGTGGTCGCGTGGGCGGTCCCACCGTCGCCGCTGCCGATGCCCAACACCCCCGCCAGCCGCGATCGCCGCAGCGGGGAATTTGCCGATGCCCTGATCGAAATTTGCACCTCGCTTTCCAATCAATATGTCAAGCCGATTCCGCGCAGCGAACTCGCCGTCGCCGCCATGGATGCGCTCTACGATAGCCAACGCAAGCCGTTCCCGCCGGAATTCCGTCGCCCAATCGTTCAAGCCAACAATTGGCAATCGTTGAGTAGTGCCCTGCAACAGGCTCGTTCGTATCTGGGCAATTCGGCCAGTCTCGACGATCGACGCGATTTGATTCAGTCGTTGGAAGCCATTGGCGCACGCTTGGACCCGTATTGTGGCATTGTTCCCAGCAGCGAATTTTCCATTGCTGGGGATGTCACCAGTGGTTACGGCTTCGAGTTGGTCGGGCAGACAACCGGCCCGGCCAAAAATTTCCGTCGCGGTGGAATTCCGCTGGCACCGAGCCTGCGACTGCTTCCCGAACCGCTGGCGTTCCCCTGGCGTGTGCAGCAGGTCATTCCCGGCAGTCCGGCCCAAATTGCGGGCATGAAACCCGACGATATTCTGACCGAAATTGACGGAGTTCCGATTCGGGAAGCTAACTCCGCTGAAGTGTTGCGACGATTGCTGCAACCTGCCAGCCCCACCACCCGCACGCGATTTCAAATCCTCCGCAAGGGCTCCCCAGAACCGCGAACCCTGGTCATCTCGCCGGGTGTCTTCTCGCCAGAATCGGTGTTCGGCATTCGCCGCAGCAGTGCCAGCGAATGGGATTATTGGCTGGATCGCGGGGAGAAACTCGCGTTCATCCGCATTGGGAGCATCACCCGACAGACTCCCGACCAACTCGCGGATGCCATTCAACAACTGGAATCCGATGGCATGAACGGCTTGATTCTCGACCTGCGTGCCTGCCCCGGCGGCTACCTCGACCCGGCGATTGCGGTGGCCTCCATCTTCGTCTCGGAAGGGATGATTGCCCAAAGTATCAGCCGCGATGTGCTGCAACCGACGATTTACCGCACCAATCGCGTCGCCAGCACTCGATTTCAGGCGGGGGATTATCCCGTGGTGGTGCTGATTGGCCCGGATACTTCCGGCGGGGGCGAACTGATTGCTGCCGCCATCCAAGATAACCGCCGAGCGATTCTTGCCGGGGAGCGCACTCGCGGCAAAGCCACCATTCAAAAGGGGATCGAAGTCGGCCTGGGCGATCAGATGTTCAAACTGACCACCGGATTTTTTCAACGCCCCAGCGGAAAAAATTTGCAGCGATTCCCCGATAGCCGCCTGACCGATGATTGGGGAGTGCAACCCGATGACAATGCCCGATTTCCGCTGACGGATGATATTCGGGAGGAAATTCGCAACCATTGGACCCTACAAATCTTACGGCCCGCCGACGCCGGAGAAATTCTCCCGCTCGACGATCCGCGAGCCGACCCCCAGCAACAAGCCGCCCTGCAGCGACTGCGCCGGGCCATCAAGGAGCCGCGCCCCGCTCCCATTCCCGCGGTCAAACCGGATCTGCTTCCCCCGTTGGATCCCATCCGGTAA
- a CDS encoding histidine phosphatase family protein, giving the protein MQTRIWLMRHAETATPHLFHGAESDIGLSELGVAQAKAAAEVYAQFRPDVIVSSGMLRARLTAAPIVEMCQVPYEIELDLHERKVGALSGTPNDATGGVWPETLQRWVRGELDYAPAGSESFEAIRSRVVPAFERVATRHAGKSVVIVAHGIVCRVLLLSILEGWSPEDWTKLGRIPNMAVSELIHWAGTWQAVRTNEVFPEVAALSAMPDRRS; this is encoded by the coding sequence ATGCAGACACGGATTTGGCTGATGCGACATGCGGAAACTGCGACGCCGCATCTGTTTCATGGGGCAGAATCGGATATTGGGCTGAGCGAATTGGGCGTGGCTCAGGCCAAGGCCGCCGCGGAAGTCTATGCCCAATTTCGGCCCGATGTCATCGTCTCGTCGGGGATGTTGCGGGCACGATTGACCGCGGCCCCCATCGTCGAGATGTGCCAAGTCCCCTACGAAATCGAACTCGATCTGCACGAACGCAAAGTGGGCGCACTTTCCGGCACCCCCAATGATGCCACTGGCGGAGTCTGGCCGGAGACGCTGCAACGCTGGGTGCGCGGCGAATTGGACTACGCCCCCGCCGGGTCCGAATCCTTCGAGGCGATTCGCAGTCGCGTGGTGCCGGCCTTCGAGCGGGTTGCGACGCGGCATGCCGGCAAATCGGTGGTGATCGTCGCTCATGGGATCGTCTGTCGAGTGTTGCTGCTGAGCATCTTGGAAGGGTGGAGCCCGGAGGATTGGACGAAGCTGGGCCGCATTCCGAATATGGCCGTTAGCGAACTGATCCACTGGGCGGGCACCTGGCAGGCCGTGCGGACCAACGAGGTCTTCCCGGAAGTGGCGGCGCTGTCGGCGATGCCCGATCGACGCAGTTGA